One segment of Phragmites australis chromosome 13, lpPhrAust1.1, whole genome shotgun sequence DNA contains the following:
- the LOC133889073 gene encoding transcription factor BHLH156-like yields MDMEHQLHQLLHFSPQEHLMVSSGFFDVGRGGPAHLETSVFVEPVGAVAGTHDSAWVEDLMQQLGDELFGGDVDAAGTGDHQPWQCDGGSPDDPLSLSMDGNGSPPPGEQGAGELASEPQRDDGDVSAATRKRRDRSKTIVSERKRRVRMKETLYELRSLVPNITKMDKASIIADAMVYVQNLQSYARKLKEEVATLEARPGSPNSQQQQGRRQDRGAPPADGGNAGSAGHGARVTHVGATQVGEGRFFVTVECERRDGVAVPLCAAAESLACFRVESSSLGRSGPDRVASTLTLKVSDQVGDASATTIGEGTVKLWVMAALLKEGFRPEVTVENSS; encoded by the exons ATGGACATGGAGCACCAACTACACCAGTTGCTGCACTTCTCGCCTCAGGAGCACCTCATGGTCAGCTCGGGCTTCTTCGACGTCGGCCGCGGCGGCCCCGCGCATCTCGAGACCAGCGTGTTCGTCGAGCCGGTCGGTGCTGTGGCGGGCACCCATGACAGTGCGtgggtggaggacctcatgCAGCAGCTCGGCGACGAGCTGTTCGGCGGTGATGTCGATGCCGCCGGGACGGGCGACCACCAGCCGTGGCAGTGCGACGGAGGCTCTCCCGATGATCCACTAAGCCTGAGCATGGACGGTAACGGGAGCCCTCCACCGGGGGAGCAAGGCGCCGGGGAGCTCGCCTCCGAGCCGCAACGCGACGACGGCGACGTGTCGGCGGCCACGCGGAAGAGGAGGGACCGGTCCAAGACGATCGTGTCGGAGCGCAAACGCAGGGTCCGGATGAAGGAGACGCTCTACGAGCTGAGGTCGCTCGTCCCAAACATTACAAAG ATGGACAAGGCCTCCATCATCGCCGACGCGATGGTGTACGTCCAGAACCTGCAGTCGTACGCCAGgaagctcaaggaggaggtCGCGACGCTCGAGGCGCGGCCGGGATCGCCTAAcagccagcagcagcagggccgccgccaggACCGCGGCGCGCCTCCCGCGGACGGCGGCAACGCGGGTAGCGCGGGCCACGGCGCGCGGGTGACCCACGTGGGCGCGACGCAGGTCGGCGAGGGTAGGTTCTTCGTGACAGTGGAGTGCGAGCGGCGGGACGGCGTGGCTGTGCCGctctgcgccgccgccgagtcGCTGGCGTGCTTCCGGGTGGAGAGCTCCAGCCTCGGGCGATCGGGCCCCGACCGCGTTGCGTCAACGCTCACTCTCAAG GTTAGTGATCAAGTTGGGGATGCGAGTGCGACGACGATTGGCGAGGGCACGGTGAAGCTTTGGGTGATGGCGGCTCTTCTCAAGGAGGGCTTCCGACCCGAAGTGACAGTCGAGAACTCCTCCTGA